A portion of the Stella humosa genome contains these proteins:
- a CDS encoding fatty acid desaturase, translating into MDTAMSAGRVLAPQELKALSRRSNRHGILQFAIHLALIGLAAALVTAARGHWLVLPAMVLLGWVLVALFAPVHECVHYTAFRSRRLNDWVGWVAAVPSLVDFHFYKHFHYAHHRHCQDPALDPELMTPLPTTRWQYLLRVSAWNYWRARAAILWRVARGDFRDFSFVPERARATTRRSVVAMYVLVVAAIAGWAALDPWGPVLYWIGPVLLGQPILRAILLTEHMLCSDDGNALTNTRTTLVSWPVRLVHWNMPYHAEHHAYPSIPFHALPAAHRRMAPHLAHVERGYVRTHRAILGSLAGAR; encoded by the coding sequence ATGGATACCGCGATGTCGGCCGGGCGCGTCCTGGCACCGCAGGAACTGAAGGCATTGTCCCGCCGCTCCAACCGGCACGGCATCCTCCAGTTTGCGATCCACCTCGCGCTGATCGGGCTGGCGGCTGCCCTCGTCACGGCCGCGCGGGGCCACTGGCTGGTGTTGCCGGCGATGGTGCTGCTGGGCTGGGTGCTGGTGGCCCTCTTCGCGCCGGTGCATGAATGCGTCCACTACACGGCCTTCCGCTCGCGGCGGCTGAACGACTGGGTCGGCTGGGTGGCGGCCGTGCCGAGCCTCGTCGATTTCCACTTCTACAAGCACTTCCACTATGCCCATCACCGCCATTGCCAGGATCCGGCGCTCGACCCCGAACTGATGACGCCCCTGCCGACGACGCGCTGGCAATACCTGCTGCGGGTATCGGCCTGGAACTACTGGCGGGCGCGGGCGGCCATCCTGTGGCGGGTCGCGCGGGGCGACTTCCGCGACTTTTCCTTCGTGCCGGAGCGGGCGCGGGCCACGACCCGGCGCTCGGTCGTCGCCATGTACGTCCTGGTCGTGGCGGCGATCGCCGGCTGGGCGGCGCTGGACCCCTGGGGGCCGGTTCTCTACTGGATCGGGCCGGTGCTGCTCGGCCAGCCGATCCTGCGTGCCATCCTGCTGACGGAGCACATGCTCTGCTCGGACGATGGCAACGCCCTGACCAACACGCGGACCACGCTCGTGTCCTGGCCCGTCAGACTGGTGCACTGGAACATGCCCTACCACGCCGAACACCATGCCTACCCGTCCATCCCGTTCCATGCCCTGCCGGCGGCCCACCGAAGGATGGCGCCGCACCTGGCCCATGTGGAACGCGGCTATGTCCGCACGCACCGCGCCATCCTGGGCAGCCTGGCGGGCGCACGATGA
- a CDS encoding MFS transporter yields the protein MSTSIGCEAAATAESWRETFTPALVLALAAALISFDVTALAVALPAIGAEFGFGMAGFAWVMDAYSLAFAGLLLAAGAVADRHGRRRVLLWGNLLFAAASLGCGLAWTGPALWAARAIQGVGAAMVITGALALISDRYREPRLRARAFALVGIVSGAAMALGPTAGGLVAEVAGWRWIFLVNLPFCVWLGRVVPRLLPEATELDGRPLDPLGVLLLTLALGAAIAGMLQGGGGTLPWWAWPAGAAILLAGFVLQQRGRPRPLLDPAVFARPETLGICAVLLAMSVGYWALLVYLPLFLQAAQGLTTGQAGLAMLAATLPMLALPPLGARLAPRLGWPRFFGLGLLGVAGGNLLLALGAQPWTVLAGMLLCGCGAGLVNAQISGAMIATVPSAQGGMASAIATVMRQGGFAIGIALLGATVETGQGAAGFAPGFLVAAACAGGVGLACLWAGRGA from the coding sequence ATGTCCACATCGATCGGCTGCGAAGCCGCAGCCACCGCCGAAAGCTGGCGCGAAACCTTCACCCCGGCGCTGGTGCTGGCGTTGGCGGCCGCCCTGATCTCCTTCGACGTGACGGCACTGGCGGTGGCCTTGCCGGCGATCGGGGCGGAGTTCGGCTTCGGCATGGCCGGCTTTGCCTGGGTCATGGATGCCTACAGCCTGGCCTTCGCCGGGCTGCTGCTGGCCGCGGGTGCGGTCGCCGACCGGCATGGCCGGCGGCGGGTGCTGCTGTGGGGCAATCTCCTGTTCGCCGCGGCATCGTTGGGCTGCGGGCTGGCCTGGACGGGGCCGGCACTGTGGGCCGCTCGCGCGATCCAAGGCGTGGGGGCGGCGATGGTCATCACCGGGGCGCTGGCCCTCATCTCGGACCGCTACCGCGAGCCGCGGCTACGCGCGCGTGCCTTCGCCCTGGTGGGCATCGTGTCCGGGGCGGCAATGGCGCTGGGGCCGACGGCGGGCGGCCTTGTGGCCGAGGTCGCGGGCTGGCGTTGGATCTTCCTCGTCAACCTGCCGTTCTGCGTCTGGCTGGGCCGGGTCGTGCCGCGCCTTTTGCCGGAGGCGACCGAATTGGATGGCCGCCCGCTCGATCCGCTGGGCGTGTTGCTGCTGACGCTGGCGCTGGGCGCGGCCATCGCCGGGATGTTGCAGGGCGGGGGCGGGACCTTGCCCTGGTGGGCATGGCCGGCCGGCGCTGCGATCCTGCTGGCGGGCTTCGTGCTGCAACAGCGCGGCCGGCCGCGCCCGCTGCTGGACCCGGCGGTGTTCGCGCGGCCCGAGACGCTCGGCATCTGTGCCGTGCTGCTCGCCATGTCCGTGGGCTACTGGGCGCTGCTGGTCTATCTGCCGCTCTTCCTGCAAGCGGCCCAGGGGCTGACGACGGGGCAGGCGGGACTGGCGATGCTGGCAGCCACCCTGCCGATGCTGGCGCTGCCGCCGCTCGGCGCCCGGCTGGCGCCGCGCCTCGGCTGGCCCAGGTTCTTCGGGCTGGGGTTGCTGGGCGTGGCCGGCGGCAACCTGCTGCTGGCGCTCGGCGCGCAGCCCTGGACGGTGCTGGCGGGCATGCTGCTTTGCGGCTGCGGTGCGGGGCTGGTGAACGCCCAGATCTCCGGCGCCATGATCGCCACCGTGCCCAGCGCCCAGGGCGGGATGGCGTCGGCCATTGCCACGGTCATGCGCCAGGGCGGCTTTGCCATCGGCATCGCGCTGCTCGGGGCAACGGTCGAGACGGGGCAGGGGGCGGCCGGATTCGCGCCGGGGTTCCTCGTCGCGGCCGCCTGTGCCGGCGGAGTGGGGCTCGCCTGCCTGTGGGCAGGGCGGGGGGCCTAG
- a CDS encoding LysR substrate-binding domain-containing protein: MQTRPPFDALIAFDAALRLGSMTLAAGELGVTQSAVSHRIRRLEAFMGTALLLRRNAGLAPTPAGAALAEGLTALLDDLAGLRSRCRAADAPDNLRVGVGAALAGNWLVRRLPGFAAACPGIAIELAVVENEAQAHAPDIDLRILWVPAAEARSTSTQRPLFQECVFPVCHPALLPAAFVPGDPALLSTLPLLHKGPAGRGTGAEWSWAAWLDRLGLPPRPGDTLRFATIGTAIAAALEGAGAVLARSMLVHDALADGRLVRLLPDGWDMPSSKVHVLRWPAALSGDDRVRRFAAWLVERTAETAAAP; the protein is encoded by the coding sequence ATGCAGACCCGACCGCCGTTCGATGCGCTGATCGCCTTCGATGCCGCCTTGCGCCTCGGCAGCATGACGCTGGCTGCGGGCGAGCTCGGCGTCACCCAGAGTGCGGTCAGCCACCGCATTCGCCGGCTGGAGGCGTTCATGGGCACGGCCTTGCTGCTGCGCCGCAACGCGGGATTGGCGCCGACACCGGCCGGTGCGGCGCTGGCCGAGGGGCTGACGGCGCTGCTGGACGACCTGGCCGGCCTGCGGTCGCGCTGCCGCGCCGCCGACGCGCCCGACAACCTGCGGGTCGGCGTCGGCGCGGCGCTGGCGGGCAACTGGCTGGTGCGCCGCCTGCCAGGGTTCGCCGCCGCCTGCCCCGGCATCGCGATAGAACTGGCCGTCGTCGAGAACGAGGCGCAGGCGCATGCGCCCGACATCGACCTGCGCATCCTGTGGGTACCGGCCGCAGAGGCCCGCTCGACCTCCACCCAGCGGCCGCTGTTCCAGGAATGCGTCTTCCCGGTCTGTCACCCGGCGTTGCTGCCAGCCGCCTTCGTACCGGGCGACCCCGCGCTGCTGTCGACCCTGCCGTTGCTGCACAAAGGGCCGGCCGGGCGCGGCACCGGCGCGGAGTGGTCGTGGGCCGCCTGGCTCGACCGGCTGGGCCTGCCGCCCCGGCCGGGCGACACCTTGCGCTTCGCCACCATCGGCACGGCGATCGCGGCCGCGCTCGAAGGGGCGGGGGCGGTGCTGGCCCGCTCGATGCTGGTCCATGACGCGCTGGCCGACGGCCGGCTGGTGCGCCTGCTGCCGGATGGATGGGACATGCCGTCCAGCAAGGTCCATGTCCTGCGCTGGCCGGCCGCCCTGTCCGGCGACGACCGGGTTCGCCGCTTCGCCGCCTGGCTGGTGGAGCGAACGGCCGAGACGGCCGCAGCCCCTTGA
- a CDS encoding DUF4126 domain-containing protein, whose protein sequence is MDPVSAIALTLGVGWASGINLYAAMLALGLMGATGAMALPPDLQLLASPIVILAAGLMYAVEFVADKVPGVDSGWDALHTFVRIPAGALLAAGSAWSIDPSIGLAAGLVGGTLATAAHATKASTRLVINTSPEPFSNWGASIGEDIAVFAGLWAAVQHPWVFIVLMVAFIALVIWLLPKLFRVMGRIFRRIGRWLNGGPEPAPAAPAGPQSVRDPPNRP, encoded by the coding sequence ATGGATCCGGTTTCCGCAATCGCCCTGACGCTCGGCGTCGGCTGGGCCAGCGGCATCAACCTCTATGCGGCCATGCTGGCGCTGGGGCTGATGGGGGCGACTGGCGCGATGGCCTTGCCGCCCGACCTGCAACTCCTGGCATCGCCCATCGTCATCCTGGCGGCGGGGCTGATGTATGCGGTGGAGTTCGTGGCCGACAAGGTGCCGGGCGTCGACAGCGGCTGGGACGCCTTGCACACCTTCGTGCGCATCCCGGCGGGTGCCTTGCTGGCGGCGGGCTCGGCCTGGAGCATCGACCCGTCTATCGGGCTGGCGGCCGGGCTGGTCGGCGGCACCCTGGCGACGGCCGCGCACGCGACCAAGGCCAGCACCCGGCTGGTGATCAACACCTCGCCCGAGCCGTTCAGCAACTGGGGCGCCTCGATCGGCGAGGACATCGCGGTCTTCGCCGGCCTGTGGGCGGCGGTTCAGCATCCCTGGGTGTTCATCGTCCTGATGGTCGCCTTCATCGCCCTGGTGATCTGGCTGCTGCCCAAGCTGTTCCGGGTGATGGGGCGCATCTTCCGGCGCATCGGCCGTTGGCTGAATGGCGGGCCGGAGCCGGCACCGGCCGCGCCGGCCGGCCCCCAGTCCGTGCGGGATCCGCCCAACCGGCCCTGA
- a CDS encoding amidase, whose amino-acid sequence MQDLPFRSAKELASLIRRKKVSALELLDLYLARVERHNPALNAVVAMDVGQARKRARAADRALAKGKPWGPLHGVPMTIKESFDVAGLPTTWGLPAYADNIAKHSSVPVERMEAAGVVLFGKTNVPAWLADWQSYNAVYGTCNNPWDVTRTPGGSSGGSAAVLAAGLTGIEAGSDIGASIRNPAHYCGVYGHKPTYEICASRGQALPGVLSGSDIAVIGPMARSADDLDIALTALAGPDAIEAGGWQLRLPPSRKKTLREFKVAVVLNDPNGEVDREIQDRLQELADFLSKKMKVKVADAHPDIDTTDAHRTYIHLLRMATCGRQTDEDFARNREIAEGLAKSDDSYYARMMRANTGSHRDWLAHNEKRRHLQWAWHEFFQSYDILLCPAASSTAFAHNHEGNRWDQKIVVNGKPVSVIDQMFWAGYPGVVYLPATVAPAGLGASTGLPLGVQIVGPFGGDRSTIRFAQLLAKEWHGYTPPPGFS is encoded by the coding sequence ATGCAGGACCTTCCCTTCCGCTCCGCCAAGGAACTGGCCAGCCTCATCCGGCGCAAGAAGGTGAGTGCGCTGGAACTGCTGGACCTCTACCTGGCCCGCGTCGAACGGCACAACCCGGCGCTCAACGCCGTCGTCGCCATGGATGTCGGCCAGGCGCGGAAGCGCGCGCGGGCGGCCGACCGGGCACTGGCCAAGGGCAAACCCTGGGGGCCACTGCACGGCGTGCCCATGACGATCAAGGAATCCTTCGACGTCGCCGGCCTGCCGACCACCTGGGGCCTACCGGCCTACGCCGACAACATCGCCAAGCACAGCTCGGTTCCGGTCGAGCGGATGGAGGCGGCCGGCGTCGTGCTGTTCGGCAAGACCAACGTGCCGGCCTGGCTGGCCGACTGGCAGAGCTACAATGCGGTCTACGGCACCTGCAACAACCCGTGGGACGTGACCAGGACGCCGGGCGGCTCGTCCGGCGGATCGGCCGCGGTGCTGGCGGCCGGCCTGACCGGAATCGAGGCCGGCAGCGACATCGGTGCCTCGATCCGCAACCCCGCGCATTATTGCGGCGTCTACGGCCACAAGCCGACCTACGAGATCTGCGCGTCCCGCGGCCAGGCGCTGCCGGGCGTGCTGTCGGGCTCCGACATCGCCGTCATCGGCCCGATGGCGCGCAGCGCCGACGACCTCGACATCGCGCTGACGGCACTGGCCGGCCCGGACGCGATCGAGGCCGGCGGGTGGCAGCTTCGCCTGCCGCCCAGCCGCAAGAAGACGCTGCGCGAGTTCAAGGTCGCCGTCGTCCTGAACGACCCCAATGGCGAGGTCGACCGCGAGATCCAGGACCGGCTGCAGGAGCTGGCCGATTTCCTGTCCAAGAAGATGAAGGTGAAGGTCGCCGACGCCCATCCCGACATCGACACGACCGACGCCCATCGCACCTATATCCACCTGCTGCGCATGGCCACCTGCGGCCGCCAGACCGACGAGGACTTCGCTCGTAACCGCGAGATCGCCGAGGGCCTGGCCAAGTCCGACGACAGCTATTATGCGCGGATGATGCGGGCCAACACCGGCTCGCACCGCGACTGGCTGGCCCACAACGAGAAGCGCCGGCACCTGCAATGGGCCTGGCACGAATTCTTCCAGAGCTACGACATCCTGCTCTGCCCCGCCGCCTCCTCGACGGCCTTCGCCCACAACCACGAGGGCAACCGCTGGGACCAGAAGATCGTCGTCAACGGCAAGCCCGTGTCGGTCATCGACCAGATGTTCTGGGCAGGCTATCCGGGCGTCGTCTACCTGCCGGCCACCGTCGCCCCGGCCGGCCTGGGCGCCTCGACCGGCCTGCCGC